CACGACAAACTCCCCGTTCCCATCGGCATCGATCCATCCGAGAGGTCCGGCATAGAGGCCGCGCGAAAAGGGCTCCAACTCGGCGATCCGCCGGCAGGCCGCATCGCGCGGAGTCCCGCCGACCGCCGGAGTCGGATGCAGTTCCTCGACCAGGCGCAGGAGATCCAGCCCGTCGGGAAGTTCGGCTTCGATCGGCGTATGAAGGTGCTGGACGTTGGAAAGCTGAAGAACCCCCACCCTCATGGTCTCGTCAATCTGAATACCGAGATTCCCGAGCCGTCGCCGGATGGACTCCATGACCAGGCGTTGTTCTCTCAGATCCTTCTCGCTGCGAAGCAGGTGGCGCACCTGGATGGCGTCCTCCAGTGCGGTGTTCCCTCTGCGGGCCGACCCAGCCAGCGCCTCGGTGCGGATGCGCCTGCCGGACAGGCTGACCAGCCGCTCCGGAGTGGCTCCGATGAAACTCTGGCCCCGACCGTTGGCGACCGAGAAGGAAAAACAATCGGGGTAACTCACCCGCAGACGATTGAGAGCCGCCAGGGGATGCAGATCTGTTTCGGTCTTCAGATCGACCGCCCGGGCCAGCACGATTTTCCGATACAGACCCGCTTCGATATCCGAAAGAGCCCGGATCACCGAGGCCGCATAACCGCCCGGGGGGCCCACGTCGACCGGATCCCAGGCGGTGCCCGCGATCGAGGGCACGTCGGGCCGGGAGCCGGCAGGATCACGCGGTGAGGTCTCCCCGAAAGTCCGGAAACGACCATGCGCACGCCAGATCCGTCCGGCCAACGCTTCCAGATCCGAATCGACCTCCACCAGGCAATTGGCCACCGCAGAAAATCGGTCTCCCATCCGGACGACCTGCCACCGAGGGACAAACACGGTGGCCGGTGGAAACGGTGAAGCCGGATCATCCCCGTCGGCAAAACTGAAACTGCAGAAGAACCGGGGACCGGCCGGCGGGCTGTCCAGGTCACCGGTCGCGATTGTCCGGTCAAAGGTCGCGCGGATGAAGCGCTGGGCATCGCGGAAGCGTTCCCTTCCGGAGAACTCACGCATGATGACGGCCTCGGCGCCGGCCAGGGCCATCCGCC
The Opitutaceae bacterium genome window above contains:
- a CDS encoding isochorismate synthase, which encodes MKRIPINPQADRSLEALIGFLADCRREALSDGQARLVSVSLDADHLDPLAVLESIYEPSDLHFYLEQPARRMALAGAEAVIMREFSGRERFRDAQRFIRATFDRTIATGDLDSPPAGPRFFCSFSFADGDDPASPFPPATVFVPRWQVVRMGDRFSAVANCLVEVDSDLEALAGRIWRAHGRFRTFGETSPRDPAGSRPDVPSIAGTAWDPVDVGPPGGYAASVIRALSDIEAGLYRKIVLARAVDLKTETDLHPLAALNRLRVSYPDCFSFSVANGRGQSFIGATPERLVSLSGRRIRTEALAGSARRGNTALEDAIQVRHLLRSEKDLREQRLVMESIRRRLGNLGIQIDETMRVGVLQLSNVQHLHTPIEAELPDGLDLLRLVEELHPTPAVGGTPRDAACRRIAELEPFSRGLYAGPLGWIDADGNGEFVVAIRSALIDGSKARAYAGAGIVEGSDAEREYGETSLKLRALLDNLGVL